A region of Neovison vison isolate M4711 chromosome 7, ASM_NN_V1, whole genome shotgun sequence DNA encodes the following proteins:
- the LOC122913514 gene encoding olfactory receptor 51A4-like: MIKSNLMSVFNTSEGEISTFFLIGIPGMEHAHIWVSVPISFMYPLAILGNCTTLFFIKTETSLHEPMYYFLSVLAFSDLGLSISSLPTMLRILFNATGISPDACYAQEFFIHGFSAMESSVLLVMSIDRLIAIYSPLRYTSILTSVRVFKIVLVFAIKSLLLVFPSPFILKRLKFCRKNLLSHSYCLHQDVMKLACSDNRVNVIYGLLVALTAMLDLVCISVSYLLILKIVLGIASHKGCIKVLNTCISHISPVLIFYVPIITLAIIHRFAKNISPVVRVIITDTFLLVPPLMNPIVYSLKSHQIRNLILMKLCERQG, encoded by the coding sequence AATGTCAGTCTTTAACACCTCTGAAGGGGAAATCTCTACCTTCTTCCTCATTGGGATCCCAGGGATGGAGCATGCTCACATTTGGGTCTCCGTCCCCATTTCCTTCATGTACCCCCTTGCCATCCTGGGGAACTGCACCACCctctttttcataaaaacagagacCTCTCTGCACGAGCCTATGTATTATTTCCTCTCCGTGCTGGCCTTTTCTGACCTGGGGTTGTCCATCTCCTCCCTTCCAACCATGCTGAGAATCTTGTTCAATGCCACTGGAATTTCTCCTGATGCCTGCTATGCCCAGGAGTTCTTCATTCATGGATTCTCAGCTATGGAGTCATCAGTACTTCTTGTCATGTCCATCGATCGCTTGATAGCCATCTACAGTCCTCTCAGATACACCTCCATCCTGACCAGTGTCAGAGTCTTTAAAATTGTTCTTGTATTTGCCATAAAAAGTCTCTTACTggttttcccctccccctttatTCTAAAGAGGCTGAAATTCTGTAGGAAAAACCTTCTATCCCACTCCTATTGCCTCCACCAGGATGTCATGAAGCTCGCCTGTTCGGACAACAGGGTAAATGTCATCTATGGACTGCTTGTAGCTCTAACAGCTATGTTAGACTTGGTATGCATATCTGTGTCTTACCTGTTGATCTTGAAAATTGTTCTGGGCATTGCCTCACACAAGGGCTGCATCAAGGTCCTCAACACTTGCATTTCCCATATTTCTCCTGTGCTGATCTTCTATGTGCCAATCATCACCTTGGCTATTATTCACCGCTTTGCCAAAAATATTTCTCCAGTTGTTAGGGTCATCATAACTGATACTTTCCTTCTGGTTCCCCCTCTAATGAATCCTATTGTGTACTCTCTGAAGAGTCATCAGATTAGAAATCTGATTCTCATGAAATTATGTGAGAGACAAGGTTGA